The proteins below come from a single Papaver somniferum cultivar HN1 chromosome 11, ASM357369v1, whole genome shotgun sequence genomic window:
- the LOC113322456 gene encoding uncharacterized protein LOC113322456 isoform X2, whose protein sequence is MAESLDDGEFWLPSEFLTDDDLLMDKIDVIDGGGDISPENQKLRSGLCFPSEFPYGFDSSSSSAFSSPVESVGSSSTETESDEEDFLAGLTQQMVHSTLQEVEKSATATSPVFASEKPKTWVLSGSPQSTLCEVGSCWSGGSGGSSRGSPTNGPSQVSSPPTTPINEKDDAWELLYAAAGQVVRMKMNDEGTKQQNCSSRGLLGPPRKPSSVPIPLPVKTPAAVFPILNQGLTQQQLQVNQFNHLKQQQQQQQQGSDVWRRNGKPNLAPPQPQNHQQVLRNPCAGFNARNVRPLGLSSSAWPPLQPQHQNQQQGGSGMRAVFLGGSNTRRESSGTGVFLPRRIGHSSDARKKPACSTVLLPARVVQALNLNFDDMSGAQQRFNDALMSRNNVLLSQQKRNQQQQHRPQPVINPEMRLPQEWTY, encoded by the exons ATGGCCGAGAGTTTAGACGACGGTGAGTTTTGGTTACCTTCCGAGTTTCTTACAGACGACGATTTACTCATGGACAAAATCGACGTGATAGATGGAGGTGGCGATATTAGTCCAGAAAATCAAAAGCTAAGAAGTGGGTTGTGTTTTCCCTCTGAGTTTCCATACGGATTTGATTCTTCATCGTCATCTGCTTTTAGTTCACCTGTTGAATCTGTTGGTAGTTCATCTACTGAGACTGAAAGtgacgaagaagattttcttgCCGGGTTAACTCAACAAATGGTTCATTCTACTCTTCAGGAAGTTGAGAAATCCGCAACAGCTACTTCTCCGGTTTTTGCCTCTGAGAAACCTAAG ACATGGGTTTTGTCTGGTTCACCACAATCGACTTTATGCGAAGTAGGAAGCTGTTGGTCTGGCGGCAGTGGAGGCTCAAGTAGGGGAAGTCCTACAAATGGACCTTCACAAGTTTCATCACCACCTACAACACCTATTAATGAGAAAGATGATGCTTGGGAACTTCTTTATGCCGCGGCTGGACAAGTTGTaaggatgaaaatgaatgatGAAGGAACTAAACAACAAAATTGTAGTAGCAGAGGACTACTTGGCCCTCCAAGAAAACCTAGTTCAGTCCCTATTCCTCTTCCAGTTAAAACCCCTGCGGCTGTCTTTCCAATTCTTAACCAAGGTCTTACTCAACAGCAGTTACAAGTTAATCAA tttaatcacttgaaacaacagcagcaacagcaacagcaaggcTCTGATGTATGGAGAAGAAATGGCAAGCCAAATCTTGCACCACCTCAACCACAAAACCATCAACAAGTACTGAGAAACCCATGTGCTGGTTTTAATGCAAGAAACGTTAGACCACTGGGGTTATCATCTTCAGCATGGCCACCACTTCAACCTCAACATCAAAACCAGCAACAAGGGGGTTCAGGAATGAGAGCAGTGTTCTTAGGTGGGTCAAACACCAGAAGAGAATCAAGTGGAACTGGTGTCTTCTTACCCCGCAGGATCGGTCACAGCTCTGACGCTCGTAAGAAACCag CATGTTCAACTGTCCTTCTACCAGCAAGAGTAGTGCAAGCCCTTAATCTCAACTTTGATGACATGAGTGGTGCTCAACAAAGATTTAATG atgcATTGATGagtagaaacaatgttttactgTCCCAACAAAAGCgtaatcagcagcagcagcataggCCGCAACCGGTGATTAACCCGGAGATGAGATTACCTCAGGAATGGActtattaa
- the LOC113322456 gene encoding uncharacterized protein LOC113322456 isoform X1, producing the protein MAESLDDGEFWLPSEFLTDDDLLMDKIDVIDGGGDISPENQKLRSGLCFPSEFPYGFDSSSSSAFSSPVESVGSSSTETESDEEDFLAGLTQQMVHSTLQEVEKSATATSPVFASEKPKTWVLSGSPQSTLCEVGSCWSGGSGGSSRGSPTNGPSQVSSPPTTPINEKDDAWELLYAAAGQVVRMKMNDEGTKQQNCSSRGLLGPPRKPSSVPIPLPVKTPAAVFPILNQGLTQQQLQVNQFNHLKQQQQQQQQGSDVWRRNGKPNLAPPQPQNHQQVLRNPCAGFNARNVRPLGLSSSAWPPLQPQHQNQQQGGSGMRAVFLGGSNTRRESSGTGVFLPRRIGHSSDARKKPACSTVLLPARVVQALNLNFDDMSGAQQRFNGGYSLDHNALMSRNNVLLSQQKRNQQQQHRPQPVINPEMRLPQEWTY; encoded by the exons ATGGCCGAGAGTTTAGACGACGGTGAGTTTTGGTTACCTTCCGAGTTTCTTACAGACGACGATTTACTCATGGACAAAATCGACGTGATAGATGGAGGTGGCGATATTAGTCCAGAAAATCAAAAGCTAAGAAGTGGGTTGTGTTTTCCCTCTGAGTTTCCATACGGATTTGATTCTTCATCGTCATCTGCTTTTAGTTCACCTGTTGAATCTGTTGGTAGTTCATCTACTGAGACTGAAAGtgacgaagaagattttcttgCCGGGTTAACTCAACAAATGGTTCATTCTACTCTTCAGGAAGTTGAGAAATCCGCAACAGCTACTTCTCCGGTTTTTGCCTCTGAGAAACCTAAG ACATGGGTTTTGTCTGGTTCACCACAATCGACTTTATGCGAAGTAGGAAGCTGTTGGTCTGGCGGCAGTGGAGGCTCAAGTAGGGGAAGTCCTACAAATGGACCTTCACAAGTTTCATCACCACCTACAACACCTATTAATGAGAAAGATGATGCTTGGGAACTTCTTTATGCCGCGGCTGGACAAGTTGTaaggatgaaaatgaatgatGAAGGAACTAAACAACAAAATTGTAGTAGCAGAGGACTACTTGGCCCTCCAAGAAAACCTAGTTCAGTCCCTATTCCTCTTCCAGTTAAAACCCCTGCGGCTGTCTTTCCAATTCTTAACCAAGGTCTTACTCAACAGCAGTTACAAGTTAATCAA tttaatcacttgaaacaacagcagcaacagcaacagcaaggcTCTGATGTATGGAGAAGAAATGGCAAGCCAAATCTTGCACCACCTCAACCACAAAACCATCAACAAGTACTGAGAAACCCATGTGCTGGTTTTAATGCAAGAAACGTTAGACCACTGGGGTTATCATCTTCAGCATGGCCACCACTTCAACCTCAACATCAAAACCAGCAACAAGGGGGTTCAGGAATGAGAGCAGTGTTCTTAGGTGGGTCAAACACCAGAAGAGAATCAAGTGGAACTGGTGTCTTCTTACCCCGCAGGATCGGTCACAGCTCTGACGCTCGTAAGAAACCag CATGTTCAACTGTCCTTCTACCAGCAAGAGTAGTGCAAGCCCTTAATCTCAACTTTGATGACATGAGTGGTGCTCAACAAAGATTTAATGGTGGTTATTCTCTCGATCATA atgcATTGATGagtagaaacaatgttttactgTCCCAACAAAAGCgtaatcagcagcagcagcataggCCGCAACCGGTGATTAACCCGGAGATGAGATTACCTCAGGAATGGActtattaa